A single region of the Pseudomonas sp. VD-NE ins genome encodes:
- a CDS encoding YajG family lipoprotein, which translates to MLQRLLFGLITVAGLTLAGCAHSPQQLSPEPKLTTQLAPVGRGQPVVVRVVDGRPSPTLGTRGGLYPETSAITVQREQILPKLQAQAEAAVRLLGFTPTNNAPNAPQLTVTLAELKYQSPKEGMYVTEATIGATFRSDVQNANRRYSGRYGASLDQRFGMAPNQETNTKLVSDVLSDALTRLFKDPTVGQVLAE; encoded by the coding sequence ATGTTGCAACGCCTGTTGTTCGGTTTGATCACTGTGGCCGGTTTGACCCTGGCCGGCTGCGCCCACAGCCCGCAACAACTGAGCCCGGAGCCGAAGCTGACCACTCAGCTCGCACCGGTCGGCCGTGGCCAGCCAGTCGTCGTGCGCGTGGTCGACGGTCGTCCGTCGCCAACCCTCGGTACCCGTGGCGGCCTGTACCCGGAAACCAGCGCCATCACCGTGCAGCGCGAGCAGATCCTGCCGAAGTTGCAGGCTCAGGCTGAAGCCGCCGTGCGTCTGCTCGGTTTCACCCCGACCAATAACGCACCGAATGCTCCGCAGTTGACCGTTACCCTGGCCGAGCTGAAATACCAGTCGCCGAAAGAAGGCATGTACGTGACCGAAGCGACCATTGGCGCAACCTTCCGCTCCGATGTGCAGAACGCCAACCGCCGTTATAGCGGCCGTTATGGCGCTTCGCTGGACCAGCGTTTCGGCATGGCGCCGAACCAGGAAACCAACACCAAACTGGTCAGCGATGTGTTGAGCGATGCGCTGACGCGTCTGTTCAAGGATCCGACTGTGGGTCAGGTTCTGGCTGAGTAA
- the mqo gene encoding malate dehydrogenase (quinone) gives MAHNEAVDVVLVGAGIMSATLAVLLKELDPAIKLEVVELMDSGAAESSNPWNNAGTGHAGLCELNYTPQAADGTVDIKKAVHINTQFEVSKQFWSYLTKKGTFGSCKSFISPVPHLSFVQGDSGVSFLKSRFDVLSKHHAFADMEYTEDKAKMAEWMPLMMPGRAQDEVLAATRVMNGTDVNFGALTNQLLKHLTSAPDAQVKYCKRVTGLKRNGSGWTVSIKDVNSGSSREVDAKFVFLGAGGAALPLLQASGIEESKGFGGFPISGQWLRCDNPEVVKHHQAKVYSQAAVGSPPMSVPHLDTRVVDGKKSLLFGPYAGFTTKFLKHGSFMDLPLSVRAGNIGPMLAVAKNNMDLTKYLVSEVMQSMEQRLDSLRRFYPEAKAEDWRLEVAGQRVQIIKKDPKKGGILQFGTELVAAKDGSLAALLGASPGASVTVSIMLELIEKCFPAKAKGEWAGKLAEIFPAREKVLETDAALYRKINTQNNIALELVEESSETPSYA, from the coding sequence ATGGCGCATAACGAAGCAGTCGACGTAGTTCTGGTTGGGGCGGGCATCATGAGTGCCACCCTGGCAGTACTGCTCAAAGAGCTCGACCCCGCGATCAAGCTGGAAGTCGTCGAGCTGATGGATTCCGGTGCTGCAGAGAGTTCCAACCCATGGAACAACGCCGGTACCGGCCACGCGGGCCTGTGCGAGCTGAACTACACGCCGCAAGCCGCTGATGGCACCGTCGACATCAAGAAAGCCGTGCACATCAACACCCAGTTCGAGGTGTCGAAGCAGTTCTGGTCGTATCTGACCAAGAAAGGCACGTTCGGCTCGTGCAAATCCTTCATCAGCCCGGTGCCGCACCTGAGTTTCGTCCAGGGCGACAGCGGCGTGTCTTTCCTCAAATCGCGCTTCGACGTATTGAGCAAGCACCACGCCTTCGCTGACATGGAGTACACCGAAGACAAGGCCAAGATGGCCGAGTGGATGCCACTGATGATGCCGGGCCGCGCGCAAGATGAAGTCCTCGCCGCGACCCGCGTGATGAACGGTACCGACGTCAACTTCGGCGCCCTGACCAATCAGTTGCTCAAGCACCTGACCAGCGCTCCCGACGCTCAAGTCAAATACTGCAAGCGCGTGACCGGCCTCAAGCGTAACGGCAGCGGCTGGACCGTCAGCATCAAGGACGTCAACAGCGGCAGCAGCCGTGAAGTCGATGCCAAGTTCGTTTTCCTCGGCGCGGGTGGTGCGGCGCTGCCGTTGCTGCAGGCTTCGGGCATCGAAGAAAGCAAAGGCTTCGGCGGCTTCCCGATCAGCGGCCAGTGGCTGCGTTGCGACAACCCGGAAGTGGTCAAGCACCACCAGGCCAAGGTGTACAGCCAGGCCGCGGTGGGTTCGCCACCGATGTCGGTGCCGCACCTGGACACCCGCGTGGTCGACGGCAAGAAATCGCTGCTGTTCGGGCCATACGCCGGTTTCACCACCAAGTTCCTCAAGCACGGTTCCTTCATGGACCTGCCGCTGTCGGTTCGCGCCGGCAACATCGGGCCGATGCTGGCCGTGGCGAAAAACAACATGGACCTGACCAAGTACCTGGTCAGCGAAGTGATGCAATCGATGGAACAGCGCCTGGATTCCCTGCGCCGTTTCTACCCAGAGGCGAAAGCCGAAGACTGGCGCCTGGAAGTGGCTGGCCAACGGGTGCAGATCATCAAGAAAGACCCGAAAAAGGGCGGCATCCTGCAGTTCGGTACCGAACTGGTTGCGGCCAAGGACGGTTCCCTCGCCGCCCTGCTCGGCGCTTCGCCGGGTGCGTCGGTGACCGTTTCGATCATGCTCGAGCTGATCGAGAAGTGCTTCCCGGCCAAGGCCAAGGGCGAGTGGGCCGGCAAACTGGCGGAAATCTTCCCGGCCCGTGAAAAGGTCCTGGAAACCGATGCTGCGCTGTATCGCAAGATCAACACGCAGAACAACATCGCGCTGGAACTGGTTGAAGAAAGCAGCGAGACCCCAAGCTACGCTTGA
- a CDS encoding PA4642 family protein, whose translation MRKDKKQVIGDEIGDEQIKLFLDFEPVDATSPSLHKLIKAYRGLRIDDFERFLGFFVAAGYDVDGKDEQGKTFVDLIADQRNAPDYIELIEKSRG comes from the coding sequence ATGCGTAAAGATAAGAAACAAGTGATTGGTGACGAGATCGGCGATGAGCAGATCAAGCTGTTCCTCGATTTTGAGCCGGTCGACGCCACTTCGCCGTCGCTGCACAAACTGATCAAGGCCTACCGTGGCCTGCGTATCGACGACTTCGAACGCTTTCTGGGCTTCTTCGTTGCAGCGGGTTACGACGTTGATGGCAAAGACGAGCAGGGCAAGACCTTTGTTGACCTGATCGCCGATCAGCGCAACGCCCCGGACTACATCGAGCTGATCGAGAAGTCCCGCGGTTAA
- a CDS encoding hypoxanthine-guanine phosphoribosyltransferase — protein sequence MSADLEHIRQIMREADCLYTESEVEAAIARVGAQINEQLADSNPVVFCVMNGGLIFSGKLLTHLHFPLEASYLHATRYRNETSGGDLFWKAKPEVSFIDRDVLIIDDILDEGHTLGAIIDFCKHAGARKVHTAVLIDKDHDRKARPDLKADFVGLPCIDRYIFGYGMDYKGYWRNANGIFAVKGM from the coding sequence ATGTCCGCTGATCTCGAGCATATCCGTCAAATCATGCGAGAGGCTGACTGCCTGTACACCGAGTCTGAAGTCGAGGCGGCCATCGCCCGTGTCGGTGCACAAATCAACGAACAACTGGCTGACAGCAACCCGGTGGTGTTCTGCGTGATGAACGGCGGCCTGATCTTCTCCGGCAAGTTGCTGACTCATCTGCACTTCCCGCTGGAAGCGTCCTACCTGCACGCGACCCGTTATCGCAACGAAACCAGCGGCGGCGACCTGTTCTGGAAAGCCAAGCCGGAAGTCTCGTTCATCGACCGCGACGTGCTGATCATCGACGACATCCTCGACGAAGGTCACACCCTCGGCGCGATCATCGACTTCTGCAAACACGCCGGCGCGCGCAAAGTGCACACCGCCGTGCTGATCGACAAGGATCACGACCGCAAGGCGCGTCCTGACCTGAAAGCCGATTTCGTCGGCCTGCCGTGCATCGACCGCTACATCTTCGGTTACGGCATGGATTACAAAGGCTACTGGCGCAACGCCAACGGGATCTTTGCCGTTAAAGGCATGTAA
- the upp gene encoding uracil phosphoribosyltransferase produces MPILEIRHPLIRHKLGLMRRADISTKNFRELAQEVGALLTYEATKDLPLESYDIAGWCGTVSVEKIAGKKITVVPILRAGIGMLEGVLSLIPGAKVSAVGVARNEETLQAHTYLEKLVPEIDERLAMIIDPMLATGSSMVATIDLLKKAGCKDIRAMVLVAAPEGIAAVEKAHPDVTIYTASIDERLNEHGYIIPGLGDAGDKIFGTKQKDA; encoded by the coding sequence ATGCCCATCCTCGAGATCCGCCATCCGCTGATCCGTCATAAACTCGGCCTGATGCGCCGCGCCGATATCAGCACCAAGAATTTCCGTGAGCTCGCTCAGGAAGTCGGCGCCCTGTTGACCTATGAAGCTACAAAAGATTTGCCGCTGGAGTCATACGATATTGCAGGCTGGTGCGGCACCGTGTCGGTCGAGAAGATCGCCGGCAAGAAGATCACCGTCGTGCCGATCCTGCGCGCCGGCATCGGCATGCTTGAAGGCGTGCTGAGCCTGATCCCGGGTGCCAAGGTTTCCGCGGTGGGCGTCGCCCGCAACGAAGAAACCCTGCAAGCGCACACCTATCTGGAAAAACTGGTTCCGGAAATCGACGAACGGTTGGCGATGATCATCGATCCGATGCTCGCCACCGGCAGCTCGATGGTTGCGACCATCGACCTGCTGAAAAAGGCTGGCTGCAAAGACATCCGCGCCATGGTGCTGGTTGCCGCGCCGGAAGGTATTGCCGCAGTCGAAAAAGCTCACCCGGACGTGACCATCTACACCGCGTCCATCGATGAGCGCTTGAACGAGCACGGTTACATCATCCCTGGACTTGGCGACGCCGGTGACAAGATCTTCGGCACCAAGCAGAAGGACGCGTGA
- a CDS encoding uracil-xanthine permease family protein yields MQQEFNDPLWRTVLSGAQMLFVAFGALVLMPLITGLDPNVALFTAGLGTILFQIVTGRQVPVFLASSFAFITPIILAKGQFGLAATMGGVMAAGFVYTFLGLAVKIKGTGFIDRLLPPVVIGPVIISIGLAMAPIAANMAMGKAGDGSELIHYQTAMLISMPALLTTLIVAVFGKGIFRLVPIISGVLVGFAMAFYFGVVDTAKIAAAPWFAIPHFTAPEFNWQAILFIVPVALAPAIEHIGGVIAVGSVTGRDYLKKPGLHRTLLGDGIATTAAGMFGGPPNTTYAEVTGAVMLTKNYNPKIMTWAAIFAISLAFIGKFGALLQSIPVPVMGGILCLLFGSIAAVGMNTLIRHKIDLGEARNLVIVSVTLVFGIGGVLVGTGTGPDDFGLKGIALCAVVAIALNLILPGNDGWKNKKADEPLI; encoded by the coding sequence ATGCAGCAAGAGTTCAACGATCCGCTCTGGCGCACGGTGCTGTCCGGCGCCCAGATGCTGTTCGTGGCTTTCGGCGCCCTGGTGCTGATGCCGCTGATCACGGGCCTGGACCCGAACGTGGCACTGTTTACCGCAGGTCTTGGGACGATTCTGTTCCAGATCGTCACCGGGCGTCAGGTGCCGGTGTTTCTGGCGTCGAGCTTCGCCTTCATCACCCCGATCATTCTCGCCAAGGGCCAGTTCGGCCTCGCCGCGACCATGGGCGGTGTGATGGCGGCCGGTTTCGTCTACACCTTCCTCGGCCTTGCCGTGAAGATCAAAGGCACCGGATTTATCGACCGCTTGCTGCCACCGGTGGTGATTGGTCCGGTGATCATTTCCATCGGCCTGGCCATGGCGCCGATTGCCGCAAACATGGCGATGGGCAAGGCTGGCGACGGTTCTGAACTGATCCATTACCAGACCGCAATGTTGATCTCGATGCCGGCGCTGCTGACCACGTTGATCGTGGCGGTGTTCGGTAAAGGCATCTTCCGCCTGGTGCCGATCATCTCCGGTGTGCTGGTCGGTTTTGCTATGGCGTTCTATTTCGGCGTGGTCGACACGGCGAAGATTGCCGCCGCGCCATGGTTTGCGATTCCGCATTTCACCGCACCGGAGTTCAACTGGCAGGCGATCCTGTTCATCGTTCCGGTGGCGCTGGCGCCGGCCATTGAGCACATCGGTGGCGTGATTGCTGTGGGCAGCGTGACCGGTCGTGACTACCTGAAGAAGCCAGGCCTGCATCGCACCCTGCTCGGTGACGGCATTGCCACCACCGCTGCCGGCATGTTCGGTGGCCCGCCAAACACCACTTACGCAGAAGTGACGGGCGCGGTGATGCTGACCAAGAACTACAACCCGAAAATCATGACCTGGGCGGCGATCTTTGCCATCAGCCTGGCGTTCATCGGCAAGTTCGGCGCCCTGCTGCAAAGCATCCCGGTGCCGGTGATGGGCGGGATTTTGTGCCTGTTGTTCGGTTCGATCGCAGCGGTGGGGATGAACACCCTGATCCGTCACAAGATCGATCTGGGCGAAGCACGCAATCTGGTGATCGTGTCGGTGACGTTGGTATTCGGGATTGGCGGTGTGCTGGTCGGCACCGGTACCGGTCCGGATGACTTCGGCCTCAAAGGCATCGCGCTGTGCGCGGTGGTGGCGATTGCGCTGAACCTGATTCTGCCGGGCAACGATGGCTGGAAGAACAAGAAGGCGGATGAGCCGCTGATCTAG